A section of the Deltaproteobacteria bacterium genome encodes:
- a CDS encoding type II secretion system F family protein — MPVFRCKLGNESGKIVEEEIDATDVKSLRDRLEREGRLVYEISEKSISLSSAGKTLARSKVKTRELLIFNQEFVALLKAGLPILPSLETLAEKEENQNLKRVLDKVASEVKKGAPLSDAFEGEPAVFKKLYISSVRAGEKSGDIATNIKRYISYIKRVEELKKQIISASIYPVILLTVAIGVVFFLLFYVVPSFSQVFLDSGADLPLPTVILIALTRFLQEYFLLLIAIIAMIVPLFILAKSNALIRKWFSRIKIASPWLGDTIRIYSIAKFSRTMSTILKSGETLVPAMVLAAGTLENPYLEEKLTYISRNVKEGESLTSAMEQMDLMPSTALKMIMVGESSGSLDEMFENIAEFFEEEVDRRLNFITTTIEPVMMLAMGILIAFIVVAMYLPIFKLAGAS; from the coding sequence ATGCCGGTATTCCGATGTAAGCTAGGTAATGAAAGCGGAAAAATTGTTGAAGAGGAAATAGATGCTACCGATGTAAAAAGCCTGAGAGACAGGCTGGAGCGGGAGGGGCGTCTTGTTTATGAAATTTCTGAAAAAAGCATTTCTTTGTCATCTGCCGGAAAAACTCTGGCAAGGAGCAAGGTAAAAACGAGGGAATTACTTATTTTTAATCAGGAATTTGTGGCGCTTTTAAAGGCCGGCCTGCCTATTTTACCTTCCCTTGAAACGCTTGCGGAAAAAGAGGAAAATCAGAACCTGAAGAGAGTTCTCGATAAAGTCGCTTCAGAGGTAAAAAAGGGGGCCCCTCTTTCCGATGCTTTTGAGGGAGAGCCTGCTGTTTTCAAGAAACTCTATATCTCTTCTGTCCGGGCCGGTGAAAAAAGTGGAGATATAGCAACCAATATTAAAAGGTATATAAGTTATATCAAGCGCGTTGAAGAACTTAAAAAACAGATAATCAGCGCATCCATATATCCTGTTATTCTGTTGACGGTAGCTATTGGCGTTGTTTTTTTTCTTCTTTTTTATGTGGTGCCTTCATTTAGTCAGGTATTTTTAGACTCCGGTGCAGACCTTCCCTTGCCTACGGTCATATTAATTGCCTTAACCCGGTTTTTGCAGGAATACTTTCTCCTGCTGATTGCCATTATTGCAATGATAGTTCCCCTCTTTATTCTGGCAAAAAGCAATGCATTAATACGGAAGTGGTTTAGCAGGATCAAGATTGCTTCCCCCTGGCTGGGAGATACCATTAGAATATACTCAATAGCCAAGTTTTCCCGAACCATGTCAACAATCCTTAAAAGTGGTGAAACGCTTGTCCCGGCTATGGTTCTGGCTGCCGGAACCCTGGAGAACCCCTACCTGGAGGAGAAGCTTACTTATATATCCCGGAATGTGAAAGAGGGGGAGAGCCTTACCTCTGCTATGGAGCAGATGGATTTAATGCCTTCTACAGCGCTAAAGATGATTATGGTAGGAGAATCCAGCGGTTCTCTGGATGAGATGTTTGAAAATATTGCTGAATTTTTTGAAGAGGAAGTTGACAGGAGGCTTAACTTTATTACAACGACAATAGAGCCTGTAATGATGCTTGCAATGGGAATACTTATCGCATTTATCGTTGTCGCCATGTATCTCCCTATTTTTAAGCTTGCCGGTGCCTCGTAA